The Fulvivirga maritima genome segment ACCCGGTTTCTACCACTGAAGTATATGGCCGAGCTCCCAAATTGCTTCGACGTACCGTGGTAATGGTTTCAGCTCCTTTGCCAATATTGAATCCGGCAGAAAGTAATAACCCTTGTCCGAATTGTAATTGATAATCTCCAATGATCAAGTTGCTAAGTTTGCCCTGGTTCTGAAGTTGAAAGTGGAAACTATAAAAATCAAAGCCATTGGTTTGTCTATTAAAAGCAAGAGGCTCTCCGGCATCTTTTTCTACTGTATAGCCCAGGCTGAAGTCTTTTGTATGACTCACTCTAAATCGATTATATAATTTATAAGGAGCTCCGGAATATCTGCTAGTGCTGGTTTCGGTAGGTGGAGTATAGCCCTTCTTGGTTTCTATAGTTCGTTCATAGCGCAGTAGAAAATAGTTATTAGGTTCATTTAAAATGCGCTTAATCAACGGATTTTGATCTTTATTAAGGCCATAATCATTTACTGTTATAAAAGGGACTAGTTTACGGATGTCTGCCAAAGTTAATTCTGGGATGGCCTGTAGTTCATAAATGGAAAGCAGGTTGCCATACTTTAGTCGGTAGTTAATGATGTTATCTATCTGCTGATCACTCAATATGTATAATGCCCTTAAATCATCTTTATCTGCTTTATTTATATTAAGCGGATGCGTGTAATAAAGCAATAATGATTCATAGAGTTCTTCATAACTCAGGTCGCTGTCCTGCACCGAGAAAAGATTTTCAATGAATAGCTGTAGGTCAAAGTTTTCCTGCCTCTTTTGAGCACATGCAAAGCAGGTAATTAAAATGCCTATGAAACACAGTAGCCATTTCATTGAGTCATTTTTATAATATGAGAAATACCTACCTGATGAGTAAGGCCTAGCTGGCTATCATTGCTTAAGGCATAATCGACTTTTAATCGGCTAGTGAAGAAACCCAGGCCGGCATAATGAATAAAAGGAGAAGTTTGTGCTCCTGCCCTTACAGCTATGTATTTCAGAAATACATATTCGAGTCCTAACTTCATGTTCAGGTCATAATCTATGTCTTTTTCTGCTTCTATGTTAATGATTACCGATGAAGTAGGCCGGTAAGATAGCCCTGCTTGCAGGGTGATAGGGACACGCTCATCTTCAAACTCTGAAAGTTGCGGTTGGTTGATATTAGTGATGTATGCCCCAACTAATAACTGCTCAGAAAGACTGGCAATTCCTCCAAAATCGATGGTGATAAAGCTTTTGTTGCCATAGCCTTCTAAATGATATTGGCTGTAGTTTAACCGGACCCCTAAACCTGCTATACCAAAATGGTTAGCATAGCTCAGCGAGAGCTCCTGTTCATGGTATAGGTCATCACCAAACTTGAGGAAGGATATGCCTGCTACACCTGTTGGAACCGGGGAATAAACGCCTGCGGCTATAGTGTTTAATCCGGCTATTCCATATTTGTTTTCAAACCCACCAAGTACGGCTACATCGGTTAATTTGCTGAGCCCTGCCGGATTGTTGAGTAGTGACCAGCCATCCTGCAAGGTGGCTGTAGTGTAGCCCATTGCCTTAGCTCTGGCACTAAACTGATGCGTGTTTTGAGCACTTGCTAAGGGTATTGACAGCAGGATAAAGAGTAATATGAAGACAAGCTTTCCCAAATTATTTAACTTAGAGATACTTATTATAAATTAATAAAAATCACTTTTTAAGTGAAATAGATGTAATGAAGGTGCTGAAAATCATGGTTTTACTGCTTTTGCCTCTTAGTCTGGCTGCGCAGGATACATTGAGGTATAATGATGGAAAGTTGAAAGGAATAGGAACCTTAAGAGAGGGAGTGAAACAGGGGAAATGGATTCTATATTATCCTAATGGAGAGAAAAATGCAGTTGAAAACTATAATAACAAAGGTCAGTTAGATGGAGATGTAACCTACTATAATTTGGAGGGCAATAAAATTGGGGAGGAACATTGGAAATCTGATGTGTTGATAGATTCGGCGATCTACTATCATAATAATGGAAATGTAGAGAAGAAAGGGAAATATGACGAAGGGAAGTATGCGGGTACCTGGAAGTTTTATTACTCTAATGGACAGTTAAAGCGAGAAGTTCGGTATGTAAATGGCTGGCCTGAGGGAAGCTGGAAGGTTTATAATGAAGCAGGTGTTCTGATTCAAGAAGGCGCTTATAAGCAAGGTAAGGAAACAGGTGAATGGAAGTTTTATGATGATAAAGGAAGGTTAGAGTTTATAGGGAGTTATGAAAATGGAGAAAGAGTGGGGAAGTGGTATGAAGTTTCTCCAAAAGGAAAGCGGAAAGAAGTGAAATATTAGAACTCTTTTCTAAAATGGACAAATAATCCGTGTTCCATTTCCCGGTTCATGGAGTATTCCAGCCTAATCACAGTATCATAGTAGGAAACAATGTCAAAGCCTGCACCACAGCCAAATAGATAACGATCGGTTAGCATAGTGTTCTGGTCATAGTTTGTCAGATTTTCAGAATAGCCCATATCAAAATAGAGCTTAAAATATATATCAATAGGCACTGTTTTAAACTGATCTATAGGAATGAAGTTAAGGTCAGTGCTAAAGCTCCACAGCCTCTTTTTTAGCGTAGACCGGTTAAGTAAAAAGGATTTTGATTCTACTACATAAAGCTCATAGCCTCTGATAAAGTCATAAGAATACCCCAGCCCTCTTAAATTAGAATAGGGTTGGTTCTCTGGAAAACTAACGTATACCGAGCTGTAGTTAGAGAAATAGTAATCTTTGCCTAAGTCAATAAATTTTGAGTATTGCCCCCCAAGGTCGAGTTGATTAAGGTCATCAAAAATGCCCAAGCCATATTTTCTGGCAAAAATATTAACTTCGGATCCTTTTAATGGGTAGGTGACATTATTCCGTTTATCGTGCACAAAGTTATAAGCGATGCTAAAGTATTTCTGCTCCCTCTCATTATCTAAATAGTAGTTTGAGTTTTCGAAGGTTACGGTATCATTTACCCAGTTGTCATTAAAATATAAGTTTAAACGATGGGTAGAATAAAAGGAGTTTCTAAACTGATAGCCTAACCCGTAGCGCTTCTGTACCCGCAGTACATCTTCAGAATCAAGAAATTCTCTTTTATGGTCTACGGTTCTGTAAGCAATGTTTTTATTGTCAGCATAAGAATATAAAAAGGAGATTCCGTGGCGCTGAGATTTATCAAGGTATGGCACAAAGTAAGCTACTTCAAATTGTTTGGTATATCCAAACTGCGCTACCAGTTTAAGTCGCTCGTTTCTGCCTCTTACATTATTTTGAAACAGCTTTAATCCATAATTTACGCGGCTAAGGTCATGGTTCTGGTTTTGCCACCAGTCATTAAAATTACGATCTACCAGATCAAAAATAGGTACGGGAAAAGTGTACCATCTTTCACTGACTTTAACCACTACATCTACCTTGTCATTTTGTAATTCAAGAAGCGAAACTTCAACAGTATTAAAGAGTCGTGTATTAAATATTTTATTTCGGTCTTGTCGAATGATGTCTTCTAAATCTGGCTCATAGAAATATTCTCCGGCATTTATGCTCATCTCTCTGAGTATGATGGCTTTCTTTGTTCTTTTATTACCAATTACAAAAATGTTATCTATATAAACATATTTGCTTTTGACGGAATCTTCATGAACCTGCTGAGAAGGTATGCTATCGTAGGTGGAAAAAGCTTCGGCTTCTACTACCTGCGAGGGAGAATAAGACATAAAAAGAGACAGTAGAAATACAAGCATTTCCGTTACCAGGCCAGGTCAAAATATTTAGTAAAGTATTAAAAATATGAAATAGTATTGTATAAACTAAACGTTTATGGCTCTCTATTTATATTAATTCTTCTGCTTATCCTTCCTTAGTGCATAAATTAGGATAATTACTCCGCTTATAATCAAGGGTATACTTAATGTCTGCCCCATGTTTAGCATAAGCTTGTTCTCAAAAGAAAGTTGATTTTCTTTAATAAACTCATAGAGAAAGCGCAGGCTAAAAACAACCATCAGCAATATTCCGAATAGTAGCCCAGGAGGCGTATTGAGCCTTTTTTTGTTCCATATTCCGAAAAGAATGAAGAATAAAACAAGGCAGCTAAATGCTTCATAGAGTTGAGCCGGGTGCCGCACTATTCCATATACTATTATGGTTGCCTCATATTCTCCTGTGCTGGTTTTGCTAATTAGCGGTGAAAGCTCAGTAGATGGAGGATAGTAAAAGTGCTCATTAAGAAAGCTCCTGCTTTTTAGTTGTGTTAAAAAATAGCCATTTAAAAAACTTTCAATACCTTCTTCTGTCTGCACATCTGGGTGAGCTTTGAAATTCAGTGTAAGGTCTATTGGCATGTAGCCAGGCTCAATAGGTGGTGCCAGGTGATTTTGTACATAAGAGATGCTTTCTATGGGACTGCTATCATCCTGAGTGAATAGATTTAGATTGTTCACGAACACTACGCCGAAGTCAGAGTGAGTGGGCGTGCCTATAATTTCTGAATTAATAAAATTACCTACTCTTATGAAACAGCCACACAGCGCTACTACTATGGCTATTCTGTCTACTATCTGTAAAAAGGACTGATTGGGCCTTTTTTGCTTCTTGAAGACCAGCTTTTTGGCTTTGAAAGGGCTTATTCTAAATTGAAAACGACTATAAAACCATAAGGCTAATAATATCCCAATTGCTGCTCCATGGCTCGCGAGTCCACCTTCCCATACTCTGAAAACATACAGTGGATCTTGCCAAATTTTCTCTGGATTGTTAAGGAAATCATAAAAAATGACATGACCCAGACGAGCTCCTACCACTGTGGCTATGAGCAGGTAGATGGTTAAAGACTCTACATCTCTTTCTGGTTTGCCTTCTTTTTTGAATACATAAAATAGTATCTGCTGGCTTATAATTAGCCCCAGAGTGAAAAGAATGCCATAATACCTTACAGGGTATTCGCTTATGGGCAAATGAAAAAATATAGGATTTGGCTCCCAAATAATGTAGCTCAAATTAAACATATAAGCTTTGGCTATTAATAGTTGTTGAGCGCTTCTAGTTCTTCTTTAAAGCTGCCTGATAATATTGGGAATCGGCACCAGGTGCGAGGATCCACGTTAAAATCATCCACATGAAAAGAAGGGGCTATACGCTCTCTTTTCCATTGATTTCTAGACCATAAAGTATAGAATCTGGTGATGTGTTGCTTCAGCAGTTCATCGGCCTCCAGGTTTTTAGGAGATAATGCTTTAAATACTTCCAGTGGCGACTGATGTTCTTTAATAGCCAGTTTTTCAATTTCTACTATGATATGATAAGGCATCAAATCAGTTTCATCAGTCTGCTTATTTTCTAGTGGTCTCAGCTCCGCACTTGGCTGCAGTGAGTTTACATGCGATAATGCAGAATAGCCTAACTCTTGCTCAGCCCAGTTAAGCCAGCCGATAATGAAATGCTTGTCTACAGCAGCAATAGGAGAGATACTGCCGCTGGTATCTCCGTCCATGGTGGCATAGCCTACATCTCCTTCACTACGGTTAGAGGTGGTAAGGAGTAAGGCATTGTTAATGTTGGCTAACATCCAGATGATAGGAGAGCGAGCTCTTGCCTGAATGTTTTGAAGCGTGATATCATCCTGCTCCCAGGTAAGTGG includes the following:
- a CDS encoding toxin-antitoxin system YwqK family antitoxin; translated protein: MKVLKIMVLLLLPLSLAAQDTLRYNDGKLKGIGTLREGVKQGKWILYYPNGEKNAVENYNNKGQLDGDVTYYNLEGNKIGEEHWKSDVLIDSAIYYHNNGNVEKKGKYDEGKYAGTWKFYYSNGQLKREVRYVNGWPEGSWKVYNEAGVLIQEGAYKQGKETGEWKFYDDKGRLEFIGSYENGERVGKWYEVSPKGKRKEVKY
- a CDS encoding POTRA domain-containing protein encodes the protein MSYSPSQVVEAEAFSTYDSIPSQQVHEDSVKSKYVYIDNIFVIGNKRTKKAIILREMSINAGEYFYEPDLEDIIRQDRNKIFNTRLFNTVEVSLLELQNDKVDVVVKVSERWYTFPVPIFDLVDRNFNDWWQNQNHDLSRVNYGLKLFQNNVRGRNERLKLVAQFGYTKQFEVAYFVPYLDKSQRHGISFLYSYADNKNIAYRTVDHKREFLDSEDVLRVQKRYGLGYQFRNSFYSTHRLNLYFNDNWVNDTVTFENSNYYLDNEREQKYFSIAYNFVHDKRNNVTYPLKGSEVNIFARKYGLGIFDDLNQLDLGGQYSKFIDLGKDYYFSNYSSVYVSFPENQPYSNLRGLGYSYDFIRGYELYVVESKSFLLNRSTLKKRLWSFSTDLNFIPIDQFKTVPIDIYFKLYFDMGYSENLTNYDQNTMLTDRYLFGCGAGFDIVSYYDTVIRLEYSMNREMEHGLFVHFRKEF
- the lgt gene encoding prolipoprotein diacylglyceryl transferase encodes the protein MFNLSYIIWEPNPIFFHLPISEYPVRYYGILFTLGLIISQQILFYVFKKEGKPERDVESLTIYLLIATVVGARLGHVIFYDFLNNPEKIWQDPLYVFRVWEGGLASHGAAIGILLALWFYSRFQFRISPFKAKKLVFKKQKRPNQSFLQIVDRIAIVVALCGCFIRVGNFINSEIIGTPTHSDFGVVFVNNLNLFTQDDSSPIESISYVQNHLAPPIEPGYMPIDLTLNFKAHPDVQTEEGIESFLNGYFLTQLKSRSFLNEHFYYPPSTELSPLISKTSTGEYEATIIVYGIVRHPAQLYEAFSCLVLFFILFGIWNKKRLNTPPGLLFGILLMVVFSLRFLYEFIKENQLSFENKLMLNMGQTLSIPLIISGVIILIYALRKDKQKN